TTGATCCGAAGGTGAAGGCCCGGGCCTGGGCCGTCATGAGCGGTACGCACGATTTGCCCCGTCCCAAAATGTTTCGGCGAACCAGCCCGAAAACCTACCAGGGCGGTATTCTGGTTACGGACGACGCCGGCACCACCTGGCAGGTTGTCAGTCAGGAGATTGGTGAAGCAGGCATGACCAGCCTTGTTCTCGACCCGGGCAGTAATCCGGCGGCCCGGACGCTGTATGCCTGTGCGTTTGGTAAGGGGGTTTATAAATCAACGGATGGCGGCAAAAGCTGGCAGTTGAAAAACAACGGCATTTCGGGCGAAGAACCGTTTGCCTGGAAACTCGTTCGGCGCCCAACCGATGGCGCGTTGTTTCTGCTGGTGGCCCGGCGCAATGACGACGGCACCATTGGCACTCCGGGCAACGGTGCGCTCTACCGCTCCGACAACGGGGCTGAATCGTGGACCAAACTAGGCTTACCCATCGAAACCAACAGCCCGGTCGATCTGGCCGTTGACCCCCAAGACCCCGAACGGCTGGTGCTGACCGCCTGGGGCCGCAAAACCGCCGGGAAACTGACGCCCGACATTGGCGGGGGCATTTTTCTCTCGACAAACAGCGGCAAAACCTGGAAGCCGGTGTTCCAGAAAGACCAGCACGTTCACGACGTGACCATTGATTCCCGCAACGGCGTTTATTATGCCTGCGGATTCAACTCGGCGGCTTACCGGTCGGAGGACCGGGGCTTGACCTGGGCGCGCATCAAAGGCTATAACTTTAAATGGGGCCAGCGCGTCGAACCCGACCCGCAGAATCCGGAGAACGTCTACATCATCACCTTCGGCGGTGGCGTTTGGCACGGCCCGGCCCGGGGCGACAAAAAAGCCGTGGAGGATATTGTGACACCGGTCGTGGCCTACTGAAGCGGCCGGTTCACCAATGGGTGAGCGCCCAGACCGCCGGTTCCCTTTTTCAGAATTTCGCTAAACTCGGGAAGCCGCCGTTCCCCGCCCAGAAGTGCATTTTTTATTTTGTATAGATCCGTTAAATGAAAACAGTTATGAAAACTTCTTCCTGGTCGGCGTTTTTGCTGATCTCGATGCCGCTGGCGTTGCAATTGACCTCGTGTTTAAAACTGGCCGATCACGACATGGTGCCGGAAGGGCCCGCCGGAAAGTTCAGGATACCGGCCGCCAACGTCAGTACGCCAGCAGCCGTCGACGGTGTCAACATCAAAGACAATGTCGTCGATGGCAGTTTGTCGACCCGCTGGTCCGGCGAGGGCAATCCGCAGTACATCACGCTCGATCTGGGCCAGCCGGGCAAGATTGACTACATCCAGATGGGCTTTCACACGGCAGGTAGCGCCACCCGGACCTCCCGCTTCGACGTGGCGGTTTCGCTGGATAGCCTGAACTGGACGACGGTGCTCGCCAACCAGACCAGCGCCCCGGGGAATACCGACCTGCAAAAATTTGATTTCCCCGATCTGGAGGGCAAATACATCCGGATTACCGGGCGGGGCAACAGCCAGAGCGCCTGGAACAGCTACACCGAAATCGAAGCCTGGGGGTGGGGACCGACGGTTGAACCGCCGGACGAAACCGGGGGTACCGGCGAGCCACCTTACGAAGCTGGAACGCTTGACGTAATTGGAGATTGGGACACCGGCGACGCCAGCCAGTGGGACGGTATTTCGGCCCGCAGCGTGGCCGAGCAGTTTGCGGTGGTCACCTCGCCGGTCCGGCAGGGATCCTACGCGGCCCGGTTTACGGTTCGGCCCGGCGACAAAGTGCAGAAGGCCAACGGGAGCTTTACAAGTGGCGAACGGGCCGAAGCGACGCTCTGGAACTACCAACGCGAAACGCTCAACGACGAGTATTACTACGGTTGGTCGACGCTCTTTCCGGCGGACTGGACGGAGCCGAAGCAGTGGGGTATTTTCATGCAGTG
This Larkinella insperata DNA region includes the following protein-coding sequences:
- a CDS encoding heparin lyase I family protein codes for the protein MKTSSWSAFLLISMPLALQLTSCLKLADHDMVPEGPAGKFRIPAANVSTPAAVDGVNIKDNVVDGSLSTRWSGEGNPQYITLDLGQPGKIDYIQMGFHTAGSATRTSRFDVAVSLDSLNWTTVLANQTSAPGNTDLQKFDFPDLEGKYIRITGRGNSQSAWNSYTEIEAWGWGPTVEPPDETGGTGEPPYEAGTLDVIGDWDTGDASQWDGISARSVAEQFAVVTSPVRQGSYAARFTVRPGDKVQKANGSFTSGERAEATLWNYQRETLNDEYYYGWSTLFPADWTEPKQWGIFMQWHAHTPISPPVAFSARANSVRVEVSSGNIANAYPTEFEKTYTILNDLNKGQWNDFIVRIKFRPDATGMLEVWHKLKSESTFKKVLSLKNIPTLQWTPNASQLESDYKIPFKLNGMDGYTTGCYVQHGLYRQDTPAVEQGGNINVLYQDNWNRGTSFSAVKATFN